A single window of Methanoregula sp. DNA harbors:
- a CDS encoding LysE family transporter, whose protein sequence is MTEIIQMFVLGFLIGLTGALAPGPTLIATINATLRGGWTMGPRVTLGHIAVEILMVILIVAGLAVLIGSYSWLIAMIGGMALVIFGILTVVESRHARIDPSELTVSSADSTTPRPFISGVVTSISNPYFWLWWLTVGSSLLIGAYAGGVLSAVSFILGHWGADLSWFTLVSASIHKGRFFLGEREYRWTLAICGVFLILFGGYYLTTI, encoded by the coding sequence ATGACAGAGATCATCCAGATGTTCGTGCTTGGTTTTCTTATCGGCCTGACCGGTGCTCTAGCCCCGGGGCCGACCCTGATTGCAACTATTAACGCAACATTACGGGGAGGGTGGACAATGGGGCCCCGGGTAACTCTTGGGCACATTGCCGTTGAGATCCTGATGGTGATCCTTATCGTCGCCGGTCTTGCTGTTCTGATTGGCAGCTATTCATGGCTCATCGCAATGATTGGGGGGATGGCACTGGTAATTTTTGGCATCCTCACTGTTGTTGAGAGCCGGCACGCCCGGATCGATCCCTCAGAATTGACTGTCTCTTCGGCAGACAGCACAACACCACGACCGTTTATTTCTGGTGTAGTCACCAGCATCTCCAACCCCTATTTCTGGCTCTGGTGGCTGACCGTGGGCAGTTCCCTCCTGATCGGGGCATATGCCGGCGGCGTCCTGAGCGCGGTTTCCTTCATCCTCGGCCACTGGGGTGCAGACCTTAGCTGGTTTACCCTTGTCTCTGCAAGTATCCACAAAGGGCGGTTTTTTCTGGGCGAAAGGGAATACCGGTGGACCCTTGCCATCTGCGGGGTATTTCTAATCCTCTTTGGCGGGTATTACCTCACAACAATCTGA
- a CDS encoding alcohol dehydrogenase catalytic domain-containing protein, whose translation MKAAVYHKNSDIRTEDVEDPIVGPGEIKVRIMACGVCGSDVMEWYRIKRAGRPGGIGAFGHECTGIIAETGPGADPKWRVGDRVAFTHHVPCNTCNACIRGHTTACDTLQKTKFKNAYGAFAEYVVLPEINVDRGMLRLPESVSFDAGTFVEPLGCVLRGQERAPVSDGRSVLIIGAGITGLLHLKAARLNGAGFIAVSNPSPERLGVARKFGADATISATEDVPGRFKELNGGLGADTVIMTAPVPVCVKQSLDAVGPGGTILFFAPTNPEIQSEINLWNLWQKEITITHSYAADFHNLRTALKLIQHKRINVTDMITHVFPLRETVQGFLLTARHRDGSLKVIIHPQE comes from the coding sequence ATGAAAGCAGCGGTCTATCATAAGAACAGTGACATTCGCACCGAAGATGTTGAAGATCCAATAGTCGGGCCGGGAGAAATCAAAGTCAGAATCATGGCATGCGGAGTGTGCGGGTCAGATGTCATGGAATGGTACCGGATCAAGCGTGCGGGAAGGCCCGGCGGTATCGGGGCGTTCGGGCACGAATGCACAGGAATCATTGCAGAAACCGGTCCCGGCGCAGACCCGAAATGGAGAGTGGGAGACCGGGTCGCATTCACCCATCATGTACCATGTAACACGTGTAATGCATGCATACGCGGGCATACAACCGCATGTGACACACTGCAAAAAACAAAATTCAAGAATGCGTACGGGGCGTTTGCAGAATATGTGGTGCTGCCCGAGATCAACGTGGACCGGGGTATGCTACGCCTTCCCGAATCGGTTTCTTTTGATGCGGGAACATTTGTTGAACCCCTTGGATGTGTGTTGCGTGGGCAAGAACGGGCCCCGGTCTCGGATGGCCGGTCGGTTTTGATCATTGGTGCGGGGATCACCGGATTGTTGCATCTCAAGGCAGCCCGTCTGAATGGTGCGGGATTTATCGCTGTCTCCAACCCGAGTCCTGAACGATTGGGGGTCGCCCGGAAATTCGGTGCCGATGCAACCATTTCCGCCACAGAAGATGTTCCCGGAAGGTTTAAAGAATTAAATGGTGGGCTTGGAGCGGACACCGTCATTATGACCGCACCGGTTCCCGTCTGTGTGAAACAGTCGCTTGACGCAGTCGGACCCGGGGGTACGATCTTGTTTTTTGCCCCCACAAATCCTGAAATACAGTCCGAAATCAACCTCTGGAACCTGTGGCAGAAAGAGATTACGATTACCCATTCATATGCTGCCGATTTCCATAATCTGAGAACGGCCCTGAAATTGATTCAGCATAAAAGAATCAATGTGACCGACATGATAACCCATGTGTTTCCATTACGAGAAACGGTTCAAGGTTTTCTCCTAACTGCCCGGCACCGGGACGGGAGCCTGAAAGTTATTATTCATCCACAGGAATAA
- a CDS encoding YkgJ family cysteine cluster protein — protein MAKFDCNWCGKCCQSFGEFIKIESQLTERDYYCRYGISNELFLVHTQPEFADEIAEDFEETGGKDPNRKGCFFSRKNPEGKGFACAVYPTRPTICRDFQCYRMLIHHHASGEIRGRVIGINELRTHDEALVSIWSEKIAHLPHPIQTKHDQVQHTHGPGGHNIHGHDSHILAHLQDIHHTDDHEWLNNVITILGAHGYRGDPVED, from the coding sequence ATGGCCAAGTTCGACTGTAACTGGTGCGGGAAATGCTGCCAGAGCTTTGGGGAGTTCATAAAAATTGAAAGCCAGCTCACGGAGAGGGATTACTATTGCCGGTACGGGATCTCCAATGAACTGTTTCTTGTTCATACGCAACCAGAATTTGCGGATGAGATAGCCGAAGACTTTGAGGAGACGGGCGGGAAAGATCCGAACCGCAAGGGATGTTTCTTCAGCAGGAAGAATCCCGAAGGCAAGGGGTTTGCGTGTGCAGTTTATCCCACCCGCCCCACCATCTGCAGGGATTTCCAGTGTTATCGCATGCTGATCCATCATCATGCATCCGGTGAGATCCGTGGAAGGGTCATCGGTATCAATGAGCTCAGGACACATGACGAAGCCCTTGTCTCCATCTGGTCAGAAAAGATAGCACATTTACCTCATCCTATACAAACAAAGCACGATCAGGTCCAGCATACTCACGGCCCTGGTGGACATAACATACACGGGCATGATTCCCATATCCTTGCCCATCTCCAGGATATTCACCATACCGATGATCACGAATGGCTCAATAACGTGATCACGATCCTTGGAGCTCACGGGTATCGCGGGGATCCTGTGGAAGACTAA
- a CDS encoding MFS transporter, with product MYMDPLHPPTARQQHAVLLIVSLGAFMVSIDATIVNIALPSIAQSFGIDMGLVSWVIMVYLLILISSLTIAGKLGDIKGFRYVFSAGCIIFITGSVLCGISATFGQLICFRALQGIGAAALYAIGPAMIAEHLPARKRGWALGIMTTIVSVGVAIGPLLGGFITEYANWNLIFFVNVPVGILVLFISLSLLPSDIPTAVPAEFDLAGAVLIFFALLMFLFPVNRGLVLGWTSPAIIGTFTVSLVFFFLFFVRQHYCRHPIINMRIFKNRAFLAGNLIAFLLTLVINGAEFLFPFFFENVQGLSPAVTGILLAVPAVTLMVTGPVAGSLSDRYSPRILTTIALTIALATFVMFSMFDAATAFPFIIAALALEGIAIGLYSSPNTNQILSAGSGNEKGLSSSVMMTIRHFSSALGVAIFGSAVLRIVFGTSSAKGVVPASVPANQLVIGFQEVFLLGAILVFAALVLAVVMSWGTQKQDKKRGRESTR from the coding sequence ATGTACATGGATCCCCTGCACCCGCCAACAGCACGGCAGCAACATGCGGTCCTGTTGATTGTATCGCTCGGTGCATTCATGGTCTCCATTGATGCCACGATTGTCAATATCGCCCTCCCCAGCATCGCCCAATCATTTGGCATCGACATGGGTCTTGTCTCATGGGTGATCATGGTCTATCTTCTTATCCTGATAAGTTCACTCACCATTGCAGGAAAACTCGGGGATATCAAGGGGTTCCGGTACGTATTTTCCGCAGGGTGTATAATCTTTATCACCGGATCAGTGCTCTGTGGGATCTCGGCAACCTTCGGACAGTTGATATGTTTCCGGGCGCTTCAGGGAATCGGGGCTGCCGCCCTGTATGCCATCGGGCCCGCGATGATCGCTGAGCATCTTCCTGCACGGAAACGGGGCTGGGCTCTTGGGATTATGACGACCATTGTCTCGGTGGGGGTTGCAATCGGACCTCTCCTCGGGGGTTTTATCACCGAATACGCGAACTGGAATTTAATCTTCTTCGTCAATGTGCCAGTCGGAATTTTGGTACTTTTTATCTCACTCTCGCTCCTTCCCTCAGATATCCCCACGGCTGTGCCTGCAGAATTTGACCTTGCGGGGGCAGTCCTCATCTTTTTTGCCCTGCTTATGTTTCTTTTTCCTGTTAACCGCGGGCTCGTGCTGGGCTGGACATCCCCGGCCATTATTGGAACTTTTACGGTTTCACTCGTTTTTTTCTTCCTGTTTTTTGTCCGCCAGCATTACTGCAGGCACCCAATCATCAATATGCGGATTTTTAAAAACCGGGCGTTCCTTGCGGGAAATCTTATTGCATTTCTCTTGACGCTTGTTATCAACGGCGCCGAGTTTTTATTCCCGTTCTTTTTTGAAAATGTGCAGGGATTATCCCCCGCTGTCACCGGTATACTGCTTGCAGTCCCGGCCGTTACCCTGATGGTCACCGGGCCGGTTGCCGGTTCCCTGTCGGACCGGTACAGCCCGCGGATTCTCACAACTATCGCCCTCACCATCGCTCTTGCGACGTTTGTCATGTTCAGTATGTTCGATGCGGCAACAGCGTTCCCGTTTATCATTGCCGCTCTTGCACTTGAGGGGATAGCCATTGGCCTGTATTCCTCACCGAACACGAACCAGATCCTTTCTGCAGGCAGCGGGAACGAAAAAGGGCTCTCTTCCAGCGTGATGATGACGATCCGTCACTTCAGTTCAGCACTCGGTGTTGCCATCTTCGGGTCTGCTGTACTGCGGATTGTGTTTGGGACCAGCAGTGCCAAAGGTGTTGTACCAGCCAGTGTCCCAGCTAATCAGCTGGTGATCGGATTTCAGGAGGTGTTCCTGCTCGGGGCAATCCTTGTCTTTGCCGCACTGGTACTTGCTGTGGTGATGAGCTGGGGGACACAAAAGCAGGATAAAAAAAGGGGAAGAGAGTCCACGAGATAA
- a CDS encoding class I SAM-dependent methyltransferase, which produces MSGNPAQVYTPSDDTHLLLSAAQREVRPIDRVLEVGTGSGIIAATLAKTAASVIATDINPHALVYAHGTGIEVVRTDLFSGLKGTFDLVVFNPPYLPTRPDERIDDWLEYALDGGESGRDVIGRFLENTGQVLAPGGRILLLVSSLTGLDAIIGLALAHGYSATVIREQAVEDEKLYVLYLIRTKD; this is translated from the coding sequence ATGTCCGGTAATCCCGCCCAGGTCTATACACCTTCAGACGACACGCATCTCCTTCTTTCTGCTGCACAACGCGAAGTCCGCCCGATCGATCGTGTGCTGGAAGTCGGTACAGGGAGCGGGATCATCGCAGCCACTCTCGCAAAGACCGCAGCTTCGGTCATTGCCACGGATATCAATCCCCATGCACTGGTTTACGCTCACGGTACAGGAATCGAAGTGGTACGGACAGACCTTTTCTCCGGTCTAAAGGGCACTTTCGACCTTGTGGTCTTCAACCCGCCGTACCTTCCCACGCGGCCTGACGAACGGATCGATGACTGGCTCGAATATGCGCTGGACGGCGGGGAAAGCGGCAGGGACGTGATCGGGCGATTCCTTGAGAATACCGGGCAAGTGCTTGCACCGGGAGGCAGGATCCTGCTCCTGGTCTCATCGCTGACCGGGCTGGATGCGATCATCGGGCTTGCCCTTGCCCACGGGTACTCCGCGACAGTCATCCGCGAGCAGGCCGTTGAGGATGAGAAGTTATACGTGCTCTACCTCATTCGTACGAAGGATTGA
- a CDS encoding ABC transporter ATP-binding protein, with the protein MSAVITARNLTKSYGNVMAVDGVSFSVTRGEIFGFLGPNGAGKTTTMKMIQCVSPRSGGMLSVFDLDPDEHPADIKRRLGVVPQETNLDPDFTCEGNLLTYARYFDIPADTARKRVDELLAFVQLDEKRNVAIEKLSGGMKRRLILARALVNNPELLILDEPTIGLDPQARHLVWERLKMLQAQGCTIVLTTHYLDEAARLCDRLVIMDNGKILVEGAPANLVRQYAGEEIVEVEKSDRVLSYLKDRNTPFEEAGDMVLVPTGSAQELARILFDRCQPKKILTRPATLEDVFLKLTGRRLRD; encoded by the coding sequence ATTTCAGCCGTGATCACTGCCCGGAACCTGACGAAATCCTATGGGAATGTTATGGCAGTGGACGGCGTCAGCTTCTCAGTTACGAGGGGGGAGATCTTCGGGTTTTTGGGCCCCAACGGCGCGGGCAAGACCACGACCATGAAGATGATCCAATGCGTCTCACCCCGCTCTGGAGGCATGCTCAGCGTCTTTGACCTTGATCCCGATGAACACCCGGCTGATATCAAACGCCGGCTCGGGGTTGTCCCGCAAGAGACAAATCTCGACCCGGACTTCACATGCGAGGGCAACCTGCTCACCTATGCCCGGTACTTCGATATCCCTGCGGATACCGCACGGAAGCGGGTAGACGAACTCCTTGCATTTGTCCAGCTCGATGAGAAGCGCAATGTTGCGATCGAGAAGTTGTCCGGGGGGATGAAACGCCGGTTGATCCTTGCCCGAGCACTGGTAAACAACCCGGAGCTTTTGATTCTTGATGAGCCAACGATCGGGCTTGACCCGCAGGCGCGTCACCTTGTCTGGGAGCGCCTGAAAATGCTGCAGGCTCAGGGATGCACGATCGTGCTCACGACGCATTATCTCGATGAAGCCGCACGGCTCTGTGACCGGCTCGTGATCATGGACAACGGAAAGATCCTCGTAGAGGGAGCCCCTGCCAACCTTGTCCGCCAGTACGCAGGTGAAGAGATTGTCGAGGTGGAGAAGAGCGACCGCGTCCTCTCGTACTTAAAGGACCGCAACACACCCTTCGAGGAAGCGGGAGACATGGTGCTGGTTCCGACGGGATCGGCCCAGGAACTTGCCCGGATCCTCTTCGACCGTTGCCAGCCGAAGAAGATCCTTACCCGCCCCGCGACGCTCGAGGACGTATTTTTGAAACTGACCGGCAGGAGGCTCCGGGATTAG
- a CDS encoding HEAT repeat domain-containing protein, with protein MTETPASVKDLHDRRATVRAAAVKALGVSGGAGAIPVLIEALADEHAHVRTEAARALGKTGDAEAGPSLIRLLCDRETVVRLSAMVALGKIKDRSAVEPLIGCLHDRDMQVRVGAIETLAALGDIRAITPLRLLLSDKFSDVRESAQRAIAKISKG; from the coding sequence ATGACCGAAACACCTGCGTCTGTAAAGGATCTGCACGACCGCCGTGCAACTGTAAGGGCTGCTGCTGTAAAAGCGCTGGGAGTATCCGGGGGAGCCGGAGCAATACCGGTGCTTATAGAAGCACTTGCCGATGAGCATGCGCATGTGCGTACCGAAGCTGCACGTGCACTTGGAAAGACCGGGGACGCGGAAGCGGGACCCTCTCTTATCCGGCTCCTCTGCGATCGGGAGACAGTAGTCCGGCTTTCCGCGATGGTAGCACTCGGGAAGATCAAAGACCGGTCAGCAGTTGAACCCCTGATTGGCTGCCTCCATGACCGGGATATGCAGGTACGGGTCGGGGCGATAGAGACACTGGCAGCACTCGGGGACATCCGGGCAATAACGCCGCTCCGGTTGTTGCTTTCAGACAAATTCTCTGATGTCCGTGAATCCGCACAGCGTGCAATCGCAAAAATATCAAAAGGGTAA
- a CDS encoding ABC transporter permease, which produces MTIKLLSVPPVSRRCWFVWRRNLVVFLKTWRVNFFPPFIEAFLYLTAIGLGIGTYVQQIDGIPYVSFIAPAILAIAVMNSAFFECTYGSYVRMYYMKTFDAMIATPLSIEDVIAGELLWGATRSTMYVAIMLPVLGAFGVISLPLSLLAIPLAFFGGLLFAGIAMCFTAVVPSIDTLNYPSFLFITPMMLFSGTFFPLTILPAFLQYIAVAVLPLTHLVAVMRMLTLPALSWTGVLNLAWMAAAGSIVCLVSINLMRRRLIV; this is translated from the coding sequence ATGACTATAAAGCTCCTCTCTGTTCCCCCAGTGTCGCGGAGGTGCTGGTTCGTCTGGCGCAGGAACCTCGTCGTCTTTTTAAAGACATGGCGGGTCAACTTTTTCCCGCCATTCATCGAGGCATTCCTCTACCTGACCGCGATCGGGCTTGGCATCGGCACCTATGTCCAGCAGATCGATGGCATCCCGTACGTCAGCTTCATCGCCCCTGCCATTCTCGCAATTGCAGTGATGAACTCCGCGTTCTTCGAGTGCACGTACGGTTCTTACGTAAGAATGTACTACATGAAGACCTTCGATGCGATGATCGCGACCCCGCTCTCGATTGAGGACGTGATCGCAGGTGAACTCCTCTGGGGTGCGACCCGGAGCACGATGTACGTGGCTATCATGCTGCCGGTGCTCGGGGCATTTGGGGTGATCTCGCTCCCGCTCTCCCTGCTCGCCATCCCGCTCGCGTTCTTTGGCGGGCTCCTCTTTGCCGGGATCGCGATGTGTTTCACGGCAGTCGTCCCCAGCATCGATACGTTGAACTACCCCTCGTTCCTGTTCATCACTCCGATGATGCTCTTTTCCGGCACGTTTTTTCCGCTCACGATCCTCCCTGCCTTCCTCCAGTATATCGCGGTTGCAGTACTCCCGCTCACCCACCTTGTCGCAGTCATGAGGATGCTGACGCTACCGGCATTGTCATGGACAGGTGTGCTGAACCTTGCGTGGATGGCCGCAGCCGGCTCTATCGTCTGTCTCGTTTCCATCAACCTGATGCGGAGAAGGTTGATCGTGTGA
- a CDS encoding ABC transporter ATP-binding protein yields MLEIIGLDIYHGNTQVVWDISLRVNEGEMVTLIGPNGSGKTSTVETIAGLNKNGRGTIRFNKENIFGMKPYEIFSKGLALVPEKREIFPKMPVLENLMLGAGDRHGWKDSLHHVLNLFPVLEDRQQQMAGTLSGGEQQMLAISRALMSDPKLLILDEPSTGLSPLLVSQVFRSLERLGNEGMTVLLLEQNVRHALDMCKRGYVIENGRIVLEGKAKDLMHEKHIQKAYLGI; encoded by the coding sequence GTGCTGGAAATTATAGGGCTTGATATCTATCACGGGAACACACAGGTCGTCTGGGACATCAGCCTCAGGGTCAATGAAGGGGAGATGGTGACCCTGATCGGGCCAAACGGTTCCGGGAAGACATCGACCGTTGAGACGATTGCAGGTCTCAATAAAAATGGTCGCGGCACGATCCGGTTTAACAAAGAGAACATTTTCGGGATGAAACCCTACGAGATCTTCAGCAAAGGGCTGGCGCTTGTCCCCGAAAAGCGGGAGATATTTCCAAAGATGCCGGTCTTAGAGAACCTGATGCTCGGTGCGGGCGACCGTCATGGCTGGAAGGACAGCCTTCACCATGTTTTGAATCTCTTTCCGGTCTTGGAGGACAGGCAGCAGCAGATGGCCGGCACACTCTCCGGTGGCGAACAGCAGATGCTTGCCATCAGCCGTGCACTGATGTCAGATCCAAAACTCCTCATTCTCGATGAACCCTCAACCGGACTCTCCCCGCTCCTTGTATCACAGGTGTTCCGTTCCCTGGAGCGGCTTGGCAACGAGGGCATGACGGTGCTCCTTCTCGAGCAGAATGTCCGCCACGCGCTTGACATGTGCAAACGGGGGTATGTCATTGAAAACGGCAGGATTGTGCTTGAGGGAAAGGCAAAAGACCTCATGCACGAAAAGCACATCCAGAAAGCGTATCTCGGGATCTGA
- the rsmA gene encoding 16S rRNA (adenine(1518)-N(6)/adenine(1519)-N(6))-dimethyltransferase RsmA: MKAYCDQHFLIDPQAVGRIASVTDVQDREVLEVGPGNGALTQALLDRGAIVHAVELDRDLCDGLNDRFSEAIAHGRLTVMHGDASRCDLPPFSIVVSNLPYSISSKITFRLLEKGFEVAVLMYQMEFAKRMVAPAGTKDCGRLSIMVQTYATAQKCFTLPPNCFSPKPQVHSTVVKIVPRPPIFYINDNRRYADVVRALFSHRRKTVRNCLKGSGGMLDPAWVNRAIEILPKEILASRPEELYLEDFASIANLE, from the coding sequence ATGAAGGCATATTGTGACCAGCATTTCCTTATCGACCCGCAGGCAGTCGGACGTATCGCAAGCGTAACTGACGTCCAGGACCGCGAAGTGCTGGAGGTGGGACCCGGCAACGGCGCACTTACACAGGCACTGCTCGATCGCGGGGCAATCGTCCATGCGGTAGAGCTGGACAGGGACCTTTGCGACGGTCTTAATGACCGGTTCTCCGAAGCGATCGCTCATGGCAGACTTACCGTGATGCACGGGGATGCGTCGCGGTGTGACCTTCCCCCTTTTTCAATCGTTGTTTCAAACCTCCCGTACTCGATCTCATCGAAGATCACGTTCCGGCTGCTTGAGAAAGGATTCGAGGTTGCAGTGCTGATGTACCAGATGGAGTTTGCAAAACGGATGGTTGCACCGGCAGGCACCAAGGATTGTGGCAGGCTCTCGATTATGGTACAGACCTATGCGACCGCACAGAAGTGCTTCACGCTCCCGCCCAACTGTTTCTCGCCCAAACCACAGGTGCATTCTACGGTGGTAAAGATTGTTCCCCGCCCCCCGATCTTTTATATCAATGACAACAGGCGCTACGCGGATGTCGTGCGAGCCCTTTTTTCCCACCGGAGAAAGACCGTCAGGAACTGCCTGAAGGGTTCCGGCGGAATGCTCGATCCTGCATGGGTGAATCGGGCTATTGAAATACTGCCCAAAGAGATCCTTGCAAGCAGGCCGGAAGAACTGTATCTCGAGGATTTTGCTTCAATTGCAAACCTTGAGTAG
- a CDS encoding branched-chain amino acid ABC transporter permease, with product MIFDMHRLARYGIIAVIALALIMPFVSDSMYLLNLLSLMLIFIIFSSAWNLLACSGQGSLGHAAFFGIGAYASTLIAVKSGISPYVTIFFGAAVAAFIGILIGLTCVRLKEWFLAMVTFGFAIIVQTITVSILTPLTGGWDGIASPRLLSPSIPGYQLIEYYSILAIAIASVVFIWYIMKSRIGLAFSAIRENELEARASGVDPMRYRLLAFALSAYLAGIAGALEIHHIGYITPEIFGVDLSFWPITYVILGGLGTIAGPVIGTVVLTVIWEGLKMAGLTFSRYIIVGVILILTIIFLPKGLVDLPNQLPKWREALQKMRGRITGLPGKE from the coding sequence ATGATATTTGACATGCACAGGCTGGCCCGGTACGGGATAATTGCCGTGATTGCTCTTGCCCTTATCATGCCTTTCGTATCCGACAGCATGTACCTTCTCAATCTCCTCTCCCTGATGCTGATCTTCATCATCTTTTCCTCGGCATGGAACCTGCTCGCCTGTTCCGGGCAGGGATCGCTGGGACATGCAGCGTTCTTTGGAATTGGCGCCTATGCCTCGACGCTGATCGCAGTAAAGAGTGGGATTTCTCCCTATGTGACGATCTTTTTTGGGGCTGCTGTCGCCGCGTTCATCGGGATCCTGATCGGGCTTACCTGTGTCCGGCTCAAGGAATGGTTCCTTGCCATGGTCACGTTCGGATTTGCGATCATCGTGCAGACCATCACCGTCAGTATCCTCACCCCGCTCACCGGTGGCTGGGATGGCATTGCATCCCCCCGCCTACTCTCCCCGTCAATTCCCGGTTACCAGCTGATCGAGTACTACTCTATCCTCGCGATCGCGATTGCTTCGGTCGTCTTCATCTGGTATATCATGAAATCCCGGATCGGGCTTGCCTTCTCCGCGATCCGCGAGAACGAGCTCGAGGCCCGGGCGTCCGGAGTAGATCCCATGCGGTACCGCCTCCTTGCATTTGCTCTCTCCGCGTACCTTGCCGGTATCGCCGGGGCACTTGAAATTCACCACATCGGGTACATCACGCCGGAGATCTTCGGAGTCGACCTCTCGTTCTGGCCGATCACCTACGTGATCCTCGGGGGCCTTGGCACAATCGCCGGCCCGGTGATCGGGACCGTAGTCCTCACCGTCATCTGGGAGGGGCTGAAGATGGCCGGGCTCACCTTCTCGCGGTACATCATTGTGGGTGTCATCCTGATCCTTACAATTATCTTCCTGCCAAAAGGGCTTGTGGACCTCCCCAACCAATTGCCGAAATGGCGGGAGGCATTACAGAAGATGCGGGGTAGAATTACCGGTTTGCCGGGGAAGGAATAA
- the lsrF gene encoding 3-hydroxy-5-phosphonooxypentane-2,4-dione thiolase — protein MVNAHLDIGIQSRMNRIINPKDNRVVMLAIDHPYFQGPTTGLRNMSNTIKTLLPYCDCLMTTRGAVRSNIAPEDAGSKPIMLRVTGGNSVLFEELSDEKLTVTIKEAIRMDAAGIAVSVFIGSANQQQTILNLTDMINHADEYGIPVLAVTAVGKNMARDLRYLALASRICQDAGARIIKTYYCEEFSKLVDWVSPTAVVVAGGKYTSPPDALQMAYNSVKAGAVGVDFGRNIFQDDNPIGMIKGIRAIVHENHTVKEALDIYNANLPGACKLD, from the coding sequence ATGGTAAATGCACATCTTGATATTGGAATCCAGAGCCGGATGAACCGGATAATCAATCCGAAAGATAATCGGGTAGTGATGCTTGCGATAGATCATCCCTATTTCCAGGGACCGACAACGGGGCTGCGCAACATGAGCAACACAATAAAAACACTCCTTCCCTATTGCGATTGCCTGATGACGACACGCGGGGCAGTGCGGAGCAATATTGCGCCCGAAGATGCCGGGTCAAAGCCCATCATGTTACGTGTTACAGGGGGAAACAGCGTTTTATTCGAAGAGTTAAGCGATGAAAAGCTCACGGTTACGATTAAAGAAGCCATCCGGATGGATGCGGCCGGTATCGCGGTCAGTGTGTTTATCGGCTCTGCCAACCAGCAACAGACGATTCTCAATCTCACCGACATGATCAATCACGCCGACGAATACGGAATTCCCGTGTTGGCAGTAACAGCTGTCGGGAAAAACATGGCGAGGGATTTGCGCTATTTAGCGCTTGCCTCCCGTATCTGTCAGGATGCCGGGGCCCGGATTATCAAGACCTATTATTGTGAGGAATTTTCCAAACTGGTTGACTGGGTTTCTCCAACTGCTGTCGTAGTTGCGGGAGGTAAGTATACCAGTCCTCCTGACGCTCTCCAGATGGCCTACAACTCTGTCAAGGCTGGTGCTGTGGGAGTTGATTTCGGACGAAATATTTTCCAGGATGACAATCCTATCGGCATGATCAAAGGAATTCGTGCAATTGTCCATGAAAATCATACGGTAAAGGAAGCCCTGGATATCTACAATGCAAATTTACCCGGTGCATGCAAGCTTGACTGA
- a CDS encoding ABC transporter ATP-binding protein: MNNVTKQIGGLLAVNGVSLTVGRDEIVGLVGPNGAGKTTLLNIISGITSPTAGTVAFCGEDITGFKANRICKKGIAKTFQIAESFPHLSALECVMVGALFGNNHMPSMEEGKKQATAVLDFVGFPKEKIGTLNRNLNVVELKRVQLARALASNPKLLLLDELTTGLNPKESSEAVNLIKKIRSNGTSILIIEHVMSVIMGVSDRIVVLDHGEKIAEGRPEEVVNNQQVIDTYLGDLDVF, translated from the coding sequence GTGAATAATGTTACCAAACAGATCGGAGGGCTTCTGGCGGTAAACGGTGTCAGTCTTACCGTCGGAAGGGACGAGATCGTCGGGCTGGTCGGTCCTAACGGTGCCGGGAAGACCACCCTGCTTAATATCATCTCCGGCATTACTTCTCCGACCGCAGGCACAGTCGCATTCTGCGGGGAGGATATTACGGGATTCAAAGCTAATCGGATATGTAAAAAAGGAATTGCAAAAACATTTCAGATCGCCGAATCATTCCCGCATCTTTCTGCACTGGAATGCGTAATGGTCGGTGCACTTTTTGGCAACAATCATATGCCAAGTATGGAGGAGGGGAAAAAGCAGGCAACTGCTGTCCTTGATTTCGTAGGATTTCCCAAAGAAAAAATTGGAACATTGAACAGGAATTTAAACGTTGTCGAGCTCAAACGGGTGCAACTTGCCCGGGCACTTGCGTCAAATCCAAAACTTCTGCTTCTCGATGAGCTGACAACCGGCCTCAACCCGAAAGAGAGCAGCGAAGCGGTGAACCTGATTAAAAAAATCCGTTCGAACGGGACCTCGATCCTGATCATTGAACATGTCATGAGCGTGATCATGGGAGTTTCTGACCGGATCGTGGTGCTGGACCATGGCGAGAAAATTGCTGAGGGAAGGCCGGAAGAAGTTGTGAACAACCAGCAGGTTATCGATACATACCTGGGCGACCTTGACGTATTTTAA